From one Melioribacteraceae bacterium genomic stretch:
- a CDS encoding TetR/AcrR family transcriptional regulator, translated as MAKNSIQEERMKGYFIQATKDILRGEGLKVVSVRNIAERAGYSYATLYNYFDDVKELIFECITDFQEECEEFIKERTKKSERGIKKIEEIVKAYANFFVQHPGIFELFYLEKQSDISKKQPTLDLIYNFLDKLTMEEWVYCIKNNIKKMDEAERMKSELRFLIPGLLLIYLNRKRPETYSEFSNILNSQVHYILHKE; from the coding sequence ATGGCCAAAAATTCCATTCAAGAAGAACGAATGAAAGGGTATTTCATTCAAGCTACTAAAGATATTTTACGGGGTGAAGGATTAAAAGTTGTTAGTGTTCGTAATATTGCAGAGAGAGCGGGTTATTCATATGCCACACTTTACAATTATTTTGATGATGTAAAAGAACTCATTTTTGAGTGCATTACAGATTTCCAAGAGGAGTGTGAAGAGTTTATCAAAGAAAGAACCAAAAAATCAGAGAGGGGAATAAAGAAAATTGAAGAAATCGTAAAAGCCTATGCAAATTTTTTCGTTCAACATCCCGGAATTTTTGAGCTATTCTATCTTGAAAAACAAAGTGATATCTCAAAGAAACAACCAACCTTGGACTTGATCTATAACTTTCTTGATAAACTTACAATGGAAGAATGGGTTTACTGCATAAAGAATAATATCAAAAAAATGGATGAAGCCGAAAGAATGAAAAGTGAGCTAAGATTTCTAATACCCGGATTATTGTTGATTTATCTAAATAGAAAACGACCTGAAACTTATAGTGAATTCTCTAATATTCTTAATTCCCAAGTACATTATATTCTTCACAAAGAATAA
- a CDS encoding thiol-disulfide oxidoreductase DCC family protein gives MKKSGQIILFDGVCNFCNGSVNFLIKRDPNGIFKFAPLQSEIGQQLITKNNITGEIDSIILVKENIVYIKSDALIEIIKELKWYWRMFSVVKILPRKFRDLLYDLIANNRYKWFGKMDSCMIPDENVKSRFIS, from the coding sequence ATGAAAAAGTCCGGACAAATAATTCTTTTTGATGGTGTGTGTAATTTCTGTAATGGAAGTGTAAATTTTTTGATTAAAAGAGACCCAAATGGAATTTTCAAATTTGCTCCCTTGCAATCGGAAATTGGACAACAACTAATTACAAAGAATAATATTACTGGGGAGATAGACTCAATAATTCTGGTTAAAGAAAATATTGTTTACATTAAATCGGATGCTCTAATTGAAATAATAAAAGAACTTAAGTGGTATTGGAGAATGTTTAGTGTTGTGAAAATCCTTCCGAGAAAATTTCGAGATTTATTATATGATCTCATTGCCAATAATCGTTACAAATGGTTCGGAAAGATGGATTCTTGCATGATCCCGGATGAAAATGTAAAATCGCGATTCATTTCATAA
- a CDS encoding helix-turn-helix domain-containing protein — protein MKHISILIPRGHTSLVNIEGAHQIFSNVNQILNEVGKDKLFDVHLVGVSKNTEQSTGLFVVKPDLLIHDVEKTDIIIIPAIHGDQYKAAEKNKEFIPWLSKQYNNGAEIASFCLGSFFLAATGLLDGKPATTHWRFANEFRSMFPQVKLLDDKILTEEAGIYTSGGAYSYLNLILYLVEKHAGRDIAILTAKSFMIDLDRYSQSPFIMFRGQKEHDDEQIKKAQEFIENNFQEKITVGELASMFALSRRNFERRFKKATANTISEYIQRVKIEAAKMNLESSSQNISEIMYKVGYNDNKAFRSTFKKITGLTPVEYRNKYNQFAVAP, from the coding sequence ATGAAACATATCTCAATCTTAATACCTCGCGGACATACAAGTCTAGTCAATATAGAAGGCGCACATCAGATATTCTCCAATGTTAATCAAATTCTAAATGAAGTTGGTAAAGATAAATTGTTTGATGTTCATCTAGTCGGAGTATCTAAAAACACCGAGCAGTCAACCGGTTTGTTTGTTGTTAAACCCGATTTGCTAATCCATGATGTAGAGAAAACAGATATTATAATTATTCCCGCGATTCATGGAGATCAATATAAAGCCGCTGAGAAGAATAAAGAATTTATACCTTGGCTGAGCAAACAATATAATAATGGAGCTGAGATTGCGAGTTTTTGTTTGGGTTCATTTTTCTTAGCCGCTACAGGATTATTGGATGGGAAACCAGCCACGACTCACTGGAGATTTGCAAACGAGTTTAGATCGATGTTTCCGCAAGTTAAGTTACTTGACGATAAAATATTAACCGAAGAAGCCGGAATTTATACAAGCGGCGGTGCATACTCGTATTTAAATTTAATTTTGTATTTAGTTGAGAAACATGCCGGGAGAGACATCGCAATTCTTACGGCAAAATCGTTTATGATTGATTTAGATAGATACAGCCAATCACCTTTCATTATGTTTAGAGGACAAAAAGAACACGATGACGAACAAATTAAAAAAGCTCAGGAATTCATCGAAAATAATTTTCAAGAAAAGATTACAGTCGGTGAATTGGCTTCCATGTTTGCTTTAAGCAGACGAAATTTTGAGCGGAGATTTAAGAAGGCTACAGCAAATACAATCAGTGAATACATTCAGCGTGTAAAAATTGAGGCAGCAAAAATGAATTTAGAATCATCCAGTCAAAATATCAGCGAAATTATGTATAAAGTAGGCTATAACGATAACAAAGCATTCCGGAGCACGTTTAAGAAAATAACCGGTCTTACTCCGGTTGAGTATAGAAATAAGTACAACCAATTTGCGGTTGCTCCGTAA
- a CDS encoding VOC family protein has translation MKSVNPYLNFQGNTEEAFNFYKKVFGGDFLGGIFRFQDTEMAAKLSEEEKQKVMHIGLPMGNQNFLMATDALESFGQKVVFGNNFYIAIDAESREEADKLFAGLSEGGKVEMPMDDQFWGDYFGSLTDQFGVQWMVIYSPPKAEN, from the coding sequence ATGAAATCAGTAAACCCGTACCTAAATTTTCAAGGAAATACAGAAGAAGCATTCAACTTTTACAAAAAAGTTTTTGGCGGTGATTTTTTGGGAGGAATATTCCGTTTCCAAGATACAGAAATGGCTGCCAAACTGAGTGAAGAAGAAAAACAGAAAGTAATGCATATTGGTCTTCCGATGGGTAATCAAAATTTTTTAATGGCAACCGATGCACTTGAATCCTTTGGGCAGAAAGTTGTTTTTGGAAATAATTTCTATATCGCAATTGATGCCGAAAGTAGAGAAGAAGCAGATAAATTATTTGCGGGACTTTCAGAAGGAGGAAAAGTTGAAATGCCGATGGATGATCAATTTTGGGGTGACTATTTTGGTTCTTTAACTGATCAATTCGGTGTGCAATGGATGGTTATTTACTCACCACCAAAAGCTGAGAACTGA
- a CDS encoding RNA polymerase alpha subunit C-terminal domain-containing protein, protein MTSSKRKLKICSRGHKYYKSSDCPTCPICENERKQKEGFLSLLYAPARRALENKGITTLRKLSRYTEYEIINLHGMGPSSIPKLKKVLNENGLSFKKS, encoded by the coding sequence ATGACCTCGTCAAAACGAAAACTCAAAATCTGCAGTCGCGGTCATAAATATTATAAAAGCAGCGACTGCCCGACTTGTCCAATTTGCGAAAATGAACGTAAGCAAAAGGAGGGTTTTCTTTCATTACTATACGCACCCGCAAGAAGGGCATTGGAGAATAAAGGAATCACAACATTAAGAAAACTTTCAAGATATACAGAATATGAAATAATAAACTTACATGGAATGGGTCCAAGTTCAATTCCAAAATTGAAAAAAGTACTAAATGAAAATGGACTCTCTTTTAAAAAATCTTAA
- a CDS encoding dihydrofolate reductase family protein → MRKLKLQMQMSIDGFVSGPNGELDWMTWDWSDDIKNFVGDLTNSIDTILLGRKMTDGFIGHWSSVLENKDNPEYESAKIFIETPKVVFTKTLENSPWNNTVLAKGDLVTEINQLKKQDGKDIIVYGGAGFVSSLVKNNLIDEYHLFINPVAIGKGLSIFGELENSQNLTLEKSIIFDCGIVLHNYKPKKTSSKGI, encoded by the coding sequence ATGAGAAAATTAAAACTTCAGATGCAGATGTCAATTGACGGATTCGTTTCCGGGCCAAACGGAGAACTAGACTGGATGACCTGGGATTGGAGTGATGATATTAAAAACTTTGTTGGTGATTTAACGAATTCAATCGATACAATATTACTTGGCAGAAAAATGACCGACGGGTTTATCGGGCATTGGTCAAGTGTGTTGGAAAATAAAGATAATCCCGAATATGAATCAGCAAAAATTTTTATTGAAACACCAAAGGTGGTTTTTACAAAAACACTTGAAAATTCCCCTTGGAATAACACGGTTCTTGCAAAAGGTGATTTGGTAACCGAAATAAATCAACTAAAAAAACAAGATGGTAAGGATATTATTGTTTACGGTGGTGCCGGCTTTGTCTCATCGCTGGTAAAAAATAATCTGATTGACGAATATCATTTATTTATCAATCCGGTAGCAATTGGTAAAGGATTATCAATTTTTGGAGAACTCGAGAATAGTCAAAATCTAACACTCGAAAAATCTATTATATTTGATTGCGGCATAGTGCTTCATAATTATAAACCAAAAAAAACTAGTAGCAAAGGAATATGA
- a CDS encoding dihydrofolate reductase family protein, which yields MRKLKLQMQMTLDGFVSTGPNDEQKWVTWAWNEIKHDVLELANSCDTELIGRKLAVDYIPYWTDTLLRPESTMYQVARIKAGQKKIVFSKTLNKSIWENTELAKGDLVEEVKKLKNQDGKDIVVYGGTSFVASLIKEGLIDELNLFINPVAIGKGESIFSSMHEFRKLQLKKAVTYDSGIVLLNYEPE from the coding sequence TTGCGAAAATTAAAATTGCAGATGCAGATGACGCTTGACGGATTCGTTTCGACTGGTCCAAACGATGAACAAAAGTGGGTTACTTGGGCTTGGAACGAAATAAAACATGATGTACTTGAATTGGCTAACAGTTGCGACACAGAACTAATTGGCAGAAAATTAGCTGTCGACTATATTCCGTATTGGACAGATACCTTATTGAGACCTGAGTCAACGATGTATCAAGTAGCCAGAATAAAAGCCGGTCAGAAGAAAATCGTTTTCTCAAAGACATTGAACAAATCTATTTGGGAAAACACAGAGCTTGCAAAAGGCGATTTAGTAGAAGAAGTAAAAAAACTTAAGAACCAGGATGGAAAAGATATAGTCGTTTACGGCGGAACTTCATTTGTTGCTTCATTAATAAAAGAAGGGTTAATTGATGAATTGAACCTTTTTATTAATCCTGTTGCAATAGGTAAAGGAGAATCAATCTTTAGTAGTATGCACGAATTTCGAAAACTGCAACTCAAAAAAGCAGTTACTTACGACAGCGGAATCGTGCTGTTGAATTATGAGCCCGAATAA